From Streptomyces sp. NBC_00775, one genomic window encodes:
- the tamR gene encoding MarR family transcriptional regulator TamR: MEDEVDRLVAAWRRERPDLDVEPLEVLSRVSRLARHLDRARRLAFSEHSLEPWEFDVLTALRRAGSPYQLSPGQLLTQTLVTSGTMTNRIDRLTKKGLVERLPDPSDRRGVLVRLTEEGRDRADQALAGLLDQERAILAELSRAQRGELADLLRQLTAPFDNIPG; the protein is encoded by the coding sequence ATGGAGGACGAGGTCGATCGGCTGGTCGCAGCATGGCGCCGGGAGCGCCCGGACCTCGACGTGGAACCACTAGAGGTGCTCAGCCGGGTGAGCAGACTGGCCCGGCATCTGGACCGTGCGCGCCGTCTGGCGTTCTCCGAGCACAGCCTGGAGCCCTGGGAGTTCGACGTCCTGACCGCGCTTCGGCGCGCGGGATCCCCGTACCAGCTCTCGCCGGGTCAGCTGCTGACCCAGACCCTGGTCACCTCGGGCACGATGACGAACCGCATCGACCGGCTGACGAAGAAGGGCCTGGTGGAGCGCCTCCCCGACCCGAGCGACCGCAGGGGCGTGCTCGTACGCCTCACGGAAGAGGGCCGCGACCGCGCCGACCAGGCGCTGGCCGGTCTCCTCGACCAGGAGCGCGCGATCCTGGCGGAGCTCAGCAGGGCCCAGCGAGGTGAACTGGCTGACCTGCTACGCCAGTTGACCGCCCCGTTCGACAACATCCCCGGTTAG
- a CDS encoding oleate hydratase, translated as MAKAYLVGSGVAALSAAAFLIREGGFTGSDIVLLEEQNREGGSLDAAGSPETGYTMRGGRMFEVHFDCTYDLLGSIPSLDDPSKSVTEDTFAFHDDFAWNDHARLVDASGTVVASHSMGFTERDRVELVKCVATPERQLDGKRITDCFSPEFFTTNFWWMWCTTFAFEPWHSAIEFRRYLNRFVHLIKTFDTMSGIYRTRFNQFDSIVRPMMKWLTEQGVTFQFGTRVTDLRLADGDALTVTALTMTRGGRTEEITLGPDDLVMVTNGSMTADSTLGSTDTAPVLDTSGSSGAWALWDTLAAKRPGSLGNPAVFHSSVQDSTWASFTVTTQDPTFFKLMQDFSGSEAGTGGLITFKDSNWLLTIVLNHQPHFRDQPEDTFVWWGYGLFPDKEGDFVKKPMRHCTGREILDEVLEHLRFEQAPQILDNSIVVPALMPYITSQFLVRGAGDRPPVVPEKSTNLAFIGQYAEVPDDVVFTVEYSVRTAWTAVAGLLGLDKQPPPVYKGQHNPRVLVEALETLHRR; from the coding sequence GTGGCGAAGGCATACCTGGTGGGAAGCGGCGTCGCCGCGCTGTCGGCGGCGGCTTTCCTGATCCGCGAGGGCGGGTTCACGGGGTCCGACATCGTGCTCCTGGAGGAGCAGAACCGGGAGGGCGGCAGCCTGGACGCCGCCGGTTCGCCCGAGACCGGCTACACCATGCGCGGTGGCCGTATGTTCGAGGTGCACTTCGACTGCACGTACGACCTGCTCGGCTCGATCCCCTCCCTGGACGACCCCTCGAAGTCGGTCACCGAGGACACCTTCGCCTTCCACGACGACTTCGCCTGGAACGATCACGCCCGGCTGGTCGACGCGTCGGGCACCGTGGTCGCGTCGCACTCGATGGGCTTCACGGAGCGCGACCGTGTGGAGCTCGTGAAGTGCGTGGCCACGCCCGAGCGGCAGCTGGACGGCAAGCGGATCACCGACTGCTTCAGCCCGGAGTTCTTCACCACCAACTTCTGGTGGATGTGGTGCACCACCTTCGCCTTCGAACCGTGGCACAGCGCGATCGAGTTCCGCCGCTATCTGAACCGGTTCGTGCACCTCATCAAGACCTTCGACACCATGTCCGGGATCTACCGGACACGCTTCAACCAGTTCGACTCGATCGTGCGCCCGATGATGAAGTGGCTCACCGAGCAGGGTGTGACCTTCCAGTTCGGCACGCGGGTCACCGACCTGCGGCTCGCCGACGGCGACGCGCTCACCGTCACCGCGCTCACCATGACGCGCGGCGGCCGGACCGAGGAGATCACGCTCGGCCCCGACGACCTGGTCATGGTCACCAACGGCTCGATGACCGCCGACTCCACCCTGGGCTCCACCGACACCGCACCCGTCCTGGACACCTCCGGCTCCAGCGGCGCCTGGGCCCTGTGGGACACCCTCGCGGCCAAACGCCCCGGCAGCCTGGGCAACCCGGCCGTGTTCCACTCGTCCGTCCAGGACTCCACCTGGGCGTCCTTCACCGTCACCACCCAGGACCCCACCTTCTTCAAGCTGATGCAGGACTTCAGCGGCAGCGAGGCGGGCACGGGCGGCCTGATCACCTTCAAGGACTCCAACTGGCTGCTGACCATCGTCCTCAACCACCAGCCGCACTTCCGTGACCAGCCCGAGGACACCTTCGTGTGGTGGGGATACGGCCTGTTCCCGGACAAGGAGGGCGACTTCGTCAAGAAGCCCATGCGGCACTGCACCGGCCGCGAGATCCTCGACGAGGTCCTGGAGCACCTGCGCTTCGAGCAGGCCCCGCAGATCCTCGACAACTCGATCGTCGTCCCCGCCCTGATGCCGTACATCACCAGCCAGTTCCTGGTGCGCGGCGCGGGTGACCGGCCGCCGGTGGTGCCCGAGAAGTCCACCAACCTCGCCTTCATCGGCCAGTACGCGGAAGTCCCCGACGATGTCGTCTTCACCGTCGAGTACTCCGTGCGCACGGCCTGGACCGCGGTGGCCGGGCTGCTGGGCCTCGACAAGCAGCCACCGCCGGTCTACAAGGGCCAGCACAATCCGAGGGTTCTCGTCGAGGCACTGGAAACGCTGCACCGCCGCTGA
- a CDS encoding trans-aconitate 2-methyltransferase — MSASTTPTWDPSQYLRHAEHRARPFADLLARVPRLPRGPARIADLGCGPGNVTTQLAERWPAAHITGYDNSPEMLARTEEHAGPTTGGGRLDFAHADLTRWAPADTYDLIVSNAALQWVPGHLESFPAWLDALAPGGTFAFQVPNNIDAPLHALMRDLAATARWKDLLDGVLRHEDSVHHPLVYLDRLTRLGCDVDVWETTYMQLLAGEDPVLDWAKGTGLRPVLTALADRPADRDAFVAEYRELLRDAYPTQPYGTVLPFQRLFAVATKAA; from the coding sequence ATGTCTGCCAGCACCACCCCCACCTGGGACCCCAGCCAGTACCTGCGTCACGCCGAGCACCGCGCCCGCCCCTTCGCCGACCTCCTCGCCCGCGTTCCGCGCCTGCCCCGCGGCCCGGCCCGCATCGCCGACCTCGGCTGCGGCCCCGGCAACGTCACCACCCAGCTCGCCGAGCGCTGGCCCGCCGCGCACATCACCGGCTACGACAACTCCCCGGAGATGCTCGCCAGGACCGAGGAGCACGCGGGCCCCACGACCGGCGGCGGCCGCCTCGACTTCGCCCACGCCGACCTCACGAGATGGGCGCCGGCGGACACGTACGACCTGATCGTCTCGAACGCGGCGCTCCAGTGGGTGCCGGGGCACCTGGAGTCCTTCCCGGCCTGGCTCGACGCGCTCGCCCCCGGCGGCACCTTCGCCTTCCAGGTCCCCAACAACATCGACGCGCCCCTGCACGCCCTGATGCGCGACCTCGCCGCCACCGCCCGCTGGAAGGACCTCCTCGACGGCGTCCTGCGCCACGAGGACTCGGTCCACCACCCGCTCGTCTACCTGGACCGGCTGACCCGGCTCGGCTGCGACGTGGACGTCTGGGAGACGACGTACATGCAGCTGCTGGCCGGCGAGGACCCGGTCCTCGACTGGGCGAAGGGCACGGGGCTGCGGCCCGTCCTCACCGCCCTCGCCGACCGGCCGGCGGACCGCGACGCCTTCGTCGCCGAGTACCGGGAACTGCTCCGCGACGCCTACCCGACGCAGCCGTACGGCACGGTACTGCCGTTCCAGCGCCTGTTCGCCGTCGCCACAAAGGCCGCCTGA
- the galK gene encoding galactokinase codes for MGHVGHAGQQDVGQAGIREGFEELYGAVPEGVWAAPGRVNLIGEYTDFNEGFVMPLALPHTAVAAVSRRDDGVLRLHSADIEGPVVELHVDELVPLTNTSWAAYPAGVVWALREAGHAVTGADIHLASTVPTGAGLSSSAALEVVTALALGDLYELGLTRAELARLAQRAENDFVGVPCGIMDQTASACCTEGNALHLDCRDLSIRQVPFDLAAHGLELLVVDTRVKHALGDGAYAERREGCEEGARQLGVSHLRDVAYEGLDASLARLADERVRRYVRHVVSDDHRVDQVIALLDAGDVRAIGPVLTDGHASLRDDLRISCAELDLVVSTANAAGALGSRMTGGGFGGSAIVLVESGDVDTVTKAVTEAFAAAGFTAPRVFPAVPSAGARRLS; via the coding sequence GTGGGGCACGTGGGGCACGCGGGGCAGCAGGACGTCGGGCAGGCCGGTATTCGTGAGGGCTTCGAGGAGCTGTACGGGGCCGTGCCCGAGGGGGTCTGGGCCGCGCCCGGCCGGGTCAACCTGATCGGTGAGTACACCGACTTCAACGAGGGCTTCGTGATGCCGCTCGCGCTGCCGCACACGGCGGTCGCCGCGGTGTCCCGCCGGGACGACGGCGTACTGCGCCTGCACTCGGCGGACATCGAGGGGCCGGTCGTCGAGCTGCACGTGGACGAGCTGGTGCCGCTGACGAACACCAGCTGGGCCGCGTATCCGGCGGGCGTGGTGTGGGCGCTGCGCGAGGCGGGCCACGCCGTCACCGGCGCGGACATCCACCTGGCCTCGACGGTGCCGACCGGCGCGGGCCTGTCCTCCTCGGCCGCCCTGGAGGTCGTGACGGCGCTCGCCCTGGGCGACCTGTACGAACTCGGCCTCACCCGCGCCGAGTTGGCCCGCCTGGCCCAGCGCGCCGAGAACGACTTCGTCGGCGTGCCCTGCGGGATCATGGACCAGACGGCGTCCGCGTGCTGCACCGAGGGCAACGCCCTGCACCTCGACTGCCGCGACCTGTCCATCCGCCAGGTCCCCTTCGACCTCGCCGCCCACGGGCTCGAACTGCTGGTCGTCGACACCCGCGTGAAGCACGCACTCGGCGACGGGGCGTACGCCGAGCGGCGCGAAGGGTGCGAGGAGGGCGCGCGGCAGCTCGGGGTGTCGCACCTTCGGGACGTCGCGTACGAGGGGCTCGACGCGTCCCTCGCGCGCCTGGCGGACGAGCGTGTGCGCCGTTACGTGCGCCATGTCGTCTCCGACGACCACCGTGTCGATCAGGTCATCGCGCTGCTGGACGCGGGTGACGTCCGGGCCATCGGTCCCGTCCTCACCGACGGTCACGCCTCGCTCCGGGACGATCTGCGGATCTCCTGCGCCGAGCTGGACCTGGTCGTCTCCACGGCCAACGCTGCGGGGGCGCTCGGCTCGCGTATGACGGGGGGTGGGTTCGGTGGCTCGGCGATCGTGCTGGTCGAGTCCGGCGACGTGGACACCGTCACCAAGGCGGTGACGGAGGCCTTCGCGGCGGCGGGCTTCACGGCGCCGCGGGTGTTCCCGGCGGTGCCGTCGGCTGGGGCCCGCCGCCTGAGCTGA
- a CDS encoding glyoxalase → MLAAVDHVQLAAPPGSEDRLRTYYVDVLGMTEIPKPPVLAARGGCWFRAGAVQLHLGIETDFRPAKKAHPGLRVTAIEAYAARLEALDAPVTWDDNLPGHRRFYSEDPVGNRLEFLEPLG, encoded by the coding sequence ATGCTCGCTGCCGTCGACCATGTGCAGCTCGCCGCCCCGCCCGGCTCCGAGGACCGGCTGCGTACGTACTACGTCGATGTCCTCGGCATGACCGAGATACCCAAGCCGCCCGTCCTCGCCGCCCGCGGAGGCTGCTGGTTCCGGGCGGGCGCCGTGCAGCTGCACCTGGGGATCGAGACCGACTTCCGGCCCGCGAAAAAGGCCCACCCCGGGCTGCGGGTCACCGCCATCGAGGCGTACGCCGCCCGGCTCGAAGCCCTGGACGCGCCCGTCACCTGGGACGACAACCTGCCCGGCCACCGGCGGTTCTACTCCGAGGATCCGGTGGGCAACCGGCTGGAGTTCCTGGAGCCGCTGGGCTAA
- a CDS encoding GNAT family N-acetyltransferase — MVSRMFRIETGDDKERRDLLRKRLRDTNTAASPVLRALRGTPGERELPLHIWALDETGALAGGLVGHTWATWLHVTYLWVDDLHRGTGLGSRLLSHAEHLSHQERGCLNSRLETWDFQAPEFYKKQGYEVVCVIPDYPPGVTEYTLTKHLP, encoded by the coding sequence ATGGTGAGCCGTATGTTTCGTATTGAGACAGGAGACGACAAGGAACGCCGCGATCTGCTCCGCAAGCGACTGCGGGACACCAACACGGCGGCGTCTCCGGTCCTCCGCGCCCTGCGGGGAACCCCCGGTGAACGCGAACTTCCGCTCCATATCTGGGCGTTGGACGAGACAGGCGCTCTCGCCGGCGGCCTGGTGGGCCACACCTGGGCGACCTGGCTCCACGTGACGTACCTCTGGGTGGACGACCTCCACCGCGGCACGGGCCTCGGCTCCCGGCTCCTGTCCCACGCGGAACATTTGTCCCACCAGGAACGCGGATGCCTCAACTCCCGCCTGGAAACCTGGGATTTCCAGGCGCCGGAGTTCTACAAGAAACAGGGCTACGAAGTGGTGTGCGTGATTCCCGACTATCCACCGGGGGTTACGGAGTACACGCTGACAAAACACCTACCCTGA
- the galE gene encoding UDP-glucose 4-epimerase GalE → MSGKYLVTGGAGYVGSVVAQHLIEAGHDVTVLDNLSTGFREGVPAGASFIEGDIRDAAKWLDSSFDAVLHFAAFSQVGESVVKPEKYWDNNVGGTMALLAAMREAGVRKLVFSSTAATYGEPETTPIVETAPTKPTNPYGASKLAVDHMITGEAAAHGLGAVSLRYFNVAGAYGECGERHDPESHLIPLVLQVAQGRRDAISIYGDDYPTPDGTCIRDYIHVADLAEAHLLAVEAASPGEHLICNLGNGNGFSVREVIETVRQVTGHPIPEVVAPRRGGDPAVLVASAEAARERLGWNPSRADLAGIVADAWAFAQNRD, encoded by the coding sequence ATGAGTGGGAAGTACCTGGTCACCGGCGGCGCGGGATATGTCGGCAGCGTGGTCGCGCAGCACCTGATCGAGGCCGGTCACGACGTCACGGTCCTCGACAACCTGTCGACCGGCTTCCGCGAGGGCGTCCCGGCAGGGGCCTCCTTCATCGAGGGCGACATCCGCGATGCCGCCAAGTGGCTGGACTCCTCGTTCGACGCCGTACTCCACTTCGCCGCGTTCTCGCAGGTCGGCGAGTCGGTCGTGAAGCCCGAGAAGTACTGGGACAACAACGTCGGCGGCACCATGGCGCTGCTCGCCGCGATGCGCGAGGCGGGCGTCCGCAAGCTGGTCTTCTCCTCCACGGCCGCCACATACGGCGAGCCGGAGACGACCCCGATCGTCGAGACCGCGCCGACCAAGCCCACCAACCCGTACGGCGCCTCCAAGCTCGCCGTCGACCACATGATCACCGGTGAGGCGGCGGCGCACGGACTGGGCGCGGTGTCCCTGCGGTACTTCAACGTGGCGGGCGCGTACGGGGAGTGCGGCGAGCGCCACGACCCCGAGTCGCACCTCATCCCGCTGGTCCTCCAGGTCGCGCAGGGCCGCCGCGACGCGATCTCGATCTACGGCGACGACTACCCGACGCCGGACGGCACCTGCATCCGCGACTACATCCACGTCGCGGACCTGGCGGAGGCCCACCTGCTGGCGGTCGAGGCCGCGTCCCCCGGCGAGCACCTGATCTGCAACCTCGGCAACGGCAACGGGTTCTCCGTCCGCGAGGTCATCGAGACGGTGCGCCAGGTGACCGGACACCCGATCCCCGAGGTCGTCGCGCCGCGCCGCGGCGGCGACCCGGCGGTCCTGGTGGCCTCGGCGGAGGCCGCCCGGGAGCGGCTCGGCTGGAACCCGTCCCGCGCGGATCTCGCGGGGATCGTCGCGGACGCGTGGGCGTTCGCGCAGAACAGGGACTAG
- the galT gene encoding galactose-1-phosphate uridylyltransferase has translation MKKTSTRLADGRELIYYDSRDDVVRDAVDRRPLDPTVTTSEVRRDPLLGDSVAIASHRQGRTYHPPANECPLCPSSGDRLSEIPDSSYDVVVFENRFPSLAGDSGRCEVVCFTSDHDSSFADLTEEQAGLVLDAWTDRTAELSHLPSVEQVFCFENRGAEIGVTLGHPHGQIYAYPFTTPRTALMLRSLAAHKEATGGGNLFDEVVAREEADGSRIVLSTDHWVAFVPYAAHWPYEVHLYPRRRVPDLLGLDEDARTEFPKVYLELLRRFDRIFGEGEPPTPYIAGWHQAPFGLLEEFDGAAAVNRDDFALHLELFTIRRTSGKLKFLAGSESGMSVFINDVPPETAAQRLREVASS, from the coding sequence GTGAAGAAGACCTCGACCCGGCTGGCCGACGGTCGTGAGCTCATCTACTACGACTCACGCGACGACGTCGTGCGCGACGCGGTGGACCGGCGCCCGCTCGACCCCACTGTCACCACTTCGGAGGTACGCCGCGACCCGCTGCTCGGCGACTCGGTCGCGATCGCCTCGCACCGCCAGGGCCGTACGTACCACCCGCCGGCGAATGAGTGCCCCCTGTGCCCGTCCTCCGGTGACCGGCTCAGCGAGATCCCCGACTCCTCGTACGACGTCGTGGTCTTCGAGAACCGCTTCCCCTCGCTGGCGGGCGACTCCGGCCGCTGCGAGGTCGTCTGCTTCACCTCCGACCACGACTCGTCCTTCGCCGACCTCACGGAGGAGCAGGCGGGCCTCGTCCTGGACGCGTGGACGGACCGGACGGCCGAGCTGTCGCACCTCCCCTCCGTCGAGCAGGTGTTCTGCTTCGAGAACCGCGGCGCCGAGATCGGCGTCACCCTCGGCCACCCGCACGGGCAGATCTACGCCTACCCCTTCACCACTCCGCGTACGGCCCTGATGCTGCGCTCGCTCGCCGCGCACAAGGAGGCCACCGGCGGCGGCAACCTCTTCGACGAGGTCGTCGCCCGCGAGGAGGCGGACGGCTCCCGGATCGTCCTGTCGACCGACCACTGGGTGGCCTTCGTGCCGTACGCCGCGCACTGGCCGTACGAGGTCCACCTCTACCCGCGGCGTCGGGTGCCGGATCTCCTTGGCCTGGACGAGGACGCGCGCACAGAGTTCCCCAAGGTCTATCTGGAACTCTTGAGGCGCTTCGACCGGATCTTCGGTGAAGGGGAGCCCCCGACGCCGTACATCGCCGGATGGCACCAGGCGCCGTTCGGGCTGCTGGAGGAATTCGATGGAGCCGCAGCCGTCAACCGGGACGACTTCGCGCTCCACCTCGAGCTTTTCACCATTCGCCGTACTTCCGGCAAGCTGAAGTTCCTCGCGGGTTCCGAGTCCGGCATGAGCGTGTTCATCAACGACGTGCCGCCGGAGACCGCGGCCCAGCGACTGCGAGAGGTAGCGAGTTCATGA
- a CDS encoding sodium:solute symporter family protein produces the protein MQTPAYTANQLAGSLAAELRLPTNGLDYTILGIYFVVVLGIGFAAKRSVKTTLDFFLSGRSLPAWITGLAFVSANLAATEILGMAANSAQYGAYTVHWYWIGAIPAMVFLGLVMMPFYYGSKVRSVPEFLLLRFDKWAHILSSILFAFAAILIAGVNLYALAIVVEALLGWPQWVAIVVAGAFVLAYITLGGLSSAIYNEVLQFFVILAALIPISVLGLKKVGGWDGLTDKLTVTHGHDFTTAWGGTGIGSANPLGANWLTIVLGLGFVLSFGYWTTNFAEVQRALSAKNLSAAQRTPLIAAYPKIFIVFLVMIPGLVAAVLVPKIGTSDSDLQYNDAIPYLMQELLPNGVLGIAVTGLLAAFMAGMAANISSFNTVFTNDIWARYVVRHREDEYYVRFGRFITAIGVFASIGTAFLASSFSNIMSYLQTLFSFFNVPMFVVFIVGMFWKRASVKSGFWGLLAGTVTAMVNYFVLYKRDIIGIPSDQGANFVSAIAGFVAGGVVMVIVSLFTAPKPADELEGLVYGTHSPGMAEPPAVGDDAWYRRPALLGWGALILAAACYIPFSF, from the coding sequence ATGCAAACCCCCGCATACACGGCCAACCAGCTGGCCGGCTCCCTGGCCGCCGAGCTCCGGCTCCCCACGAACGGGCTCGACTACACGATCCTCGGCATCTACTTCGTCGTGGTGCTGGGCATCGGTTTCGCCGCGAAGCGCTCGGTCAAGACGACCCTCGACTTCTTCCTGTCCGGGCGCTCACTGCCCGCCTGGATCACCGGCCTGGCCTTCGTCTCTGCCAATCTGGCCGCCACCGAGATCCTGGGCATGGCCGCGAACAGCGCCCAGTACGGCGCCTACACCGTGCACTGGTACTGGATCGGCGCCATCCCGGCCATGGTCTTCCTGGGCCTGGTGATGATGCCCTTCTACTACGGCTCCAAGGTCCGCTCGGTCCCCGAGTTCCTGCTGCTGCGCTTCGACAAGTGGGCGCACATTCTCAGTTCGATCCTGTTCGCCTTTGCCGCCATCCTGATCGCCGGTGTGAACCTCTACGCCCTCGCGATCGTCGTCGAGGCGCTCCTCGGCTGGCCGCAGTGGGTGGCGATCGTGGTCGCCGGCGCCTTCGTCCTCGCGTACATCACCCTCGGCGGTCTGTCGTCCGCGATCTACAACGAGGTACTGCAGTTCTTCGTGATCCTCGCGGCCCTCATCCCGATCTCCGTGCTCGGCCTGAAGAAGGTCGGCGGCTGGGACGGCCTGACCGACAAGCTCACCGTCACCCACGGCCACGACTTCACCACCGCGTGGGGCGGCACCGGCATCGGCAGCGCCAACCCGCTGGGCGCCAACTGGCTGACCATCGTCCTCGGCCTCGGCTTCGTGCTCTCCTTCGGCTACTGGACGACGAACTTCGCGGAGGTGCAGCGCGCGCTGTCCGCGAAGAACCTGTCGGCGGCCCAGCGCACGCCGCTCATCGCCGCGTACCCGAAGATCTTCATCGTCTTCCTGGTGATGATCCCGGGCCTGGTGGCAGCGGTCCTGGTCCCCAAGATCGGCACCAGCGACTCGGACCTGCAGTACAACGACGCGATCCCGTACCTGATGCAGGAGCTGCTCCCGAACGGCGTCCTGGGCATCGCGGTGACGGGCCTGCTGGCGGCCTTCATGGCAGGCATGGCGGCCAACATCTCGTCCTTCAACACGGTGTTCACCAACGACATCTGGGCGAGGTACGTGGTCAGGCACCGCGAGGACGAGTACTACGTGAGGTTCGGCCGCTTCATCACCGCGATCGGCGTCTTCGCGTCGATCGGCACGGCGTTCCTGGCGTCCTCGTTCTCGAACATCATGAGCTACCTCCAGACGCTGTTCTCCTTCTTCAACGTGCCGATGTTCGTGGTCTTCATCGTCGGCATGTTCTGGAAGCGTGCGTCCGTGAAGTCCGGCTTCTGGGGACTGCTCGCCGGCACGGTGACCGCGATGGTCAACTACTTCGTGCTGTACAAGAGGGACATCATCGGCATCCCCTCCGACCAGGGCGCCAACTTCGTCTCGGCGATCGCGGGCTTCGTCGCCGGTGGCGTAGTCATGGTCATCGTCTCGCTCTTCACCGCCCCGAAGCCGGCCGACGAGCTCGAAGGCCTGGTCTACGGCACCCACTCCCCCGGCATGGCCGAGCCGCCCGCCGTCGGCGACGACGCCTGGTACCGCAGGCCGGCCCTGCTGGGCTGGGGCGCGCTGATCCTGGCCGCCGCCTGCTACATCCCGTTCTCGTTCTGA
- a CDS encoding TetR/AcrR family transcriptional regulator — translation MIEGVATDSSSTPSSNEKPRRARRTRMTGAERRQQLLEIGRTLFAAKGFEGTSVEEIAAKAGVSKPVVYEHFGGKEGLYAVVVDREMRRLLDGVTGSLTAGHPRELLEQAAFALLDYIEEYTDGFRILVRDSPIPQSTGSFASLISDIATQVEDILGREFKSRGFDPKLAPLYAQALVGMVALTGQWWLDVRKPRKAEVAAHLVNLAWHGLDGMEPKPRLIGHRKN, via the coding sequence ATGATTGAAGGCGTGGCGACCGACTCCAGCAGCACCCCGAGCAGCAATGAAAAGCCGCGGCGTGCTCGCCGCACCCGCATGACCGGTGCCGAGCGCCGTCAGCAGCTGCTGGAGATCGGCCGCACCCTGTTCGCGGCCAAGGGGTTCGAGGGCACGTCGGTGGAGGAGATCGCGGCGAAGGCGGGCGTCTCGAAGCCGGTGGTGTACGAGCACTTCGGCGGCAAGGAGGGCCTGTACGCGGTGGTGGTGGACCGCGAGATGCGCCGCCTGCTGGACGGCGTGACGGGTTCCCTGACTGCGGGCCACCCCCGCGAACTCCTCGAACAGGCCGCGTTCGCCCTCCTGGACTACATCGAGGAGTACACGGACGGTTTCCGCATCCTCGTCCGCGACTCCCCGATCCCCCAGTCGACGGGCTCCTTCGCGTCGCTGATCTCGGACATCGCGACGCAGGTGGAGGACATCCTGGGCCGCGAGTTCAAGAGCCGCGGCTTCGACCCGAAGCTCGCCCCGCTCTATGCCCAGGCCCTGGTCGGCATGGTCGCCCTGACCGGCCAGTGGTGGCTGGACGTCCGCAAGCCCCGCAAGGCGGAGGTCGCCGCCCATCTGGTGAACCTGGCGTGGCACGGCCTGGACGGCATGGAGCCGAAGCCACGGCTGATAGGCCACCGGAAGAACTGA
- a CDS encoding type II toxin-antitoxin system prevent-host-death family antitoxin yields MTEIAISAACSQLDDLIRRVAHGRETIALTDDGRVAALLVSPRLIADLEDALAIAEYRRRKAEGTLEEGIPHEEVGRMLGLRP; encoded by the coding sequence ATGACCGAGATCGCTATCAGTGCGGCCTGCTCCCAGCTCGATGACCTGATCCGCCGTGTGGCCCACGGCCGCGAGACCATCGCCCTCACCGACGACGGCCGCGTCGCCGCGCTTCTCGTCTCCCCCAGGTTGATCGCGGATCTCGAAGACGCCCTCGCCATCGCCGAGTACCGGCGACGCAAGGCCGAGGGCACCCTCGAAGAGGGCATCCCGCACGAGGAAGTCGGGCGGATGCTCGGGTTGCGTCCGTGA
- a CDS encoding response regulator transcription factor, which yields MVRIRVLVVDDHRIFAESLAAALAAEPDVDVSAAGSGPAALRCLERAAAEGRRYDVLLVDADLGGNLPGMRPAVPVQESNEDGLVDGISLVAGVRSGQPSVRTVVLAEKDDPRRAALALQAGASGWVAKDCSLSRLLTVIRGVLRDETHLPPALLTGVLRELTAARKHRTESERLVESLTPREREVLRCMVAGLGRKAVAERLFLSPHTVRTHMQNVLGKLGVHSTLAAVALARRAGVGPADLTGDVVERGGQLA from the coding sequence GTGGTTCGCATCCGAGTACTGGTCGTCGACGACCATCGCATCTTCGCCGAGTCGCTCGCTGCCGCCCTCGCGGCCGAGCCCGATGTCGACGTGTCCGCAGCGGGCAGCGGTCCCGCCGCGCTGCGCTGCCTGGAGCGCGCGGCGGCGGAAGGCCGCAGATACGACGTGCTGCTCGTCGACGCGGACCTGGGCGGCAATCTGCCCGGCATGCGTCCGGCGGTGCCCGTCCAGGAGAGCAACGAGGACGGGCTGGTGGACGGGATCTCCCTGGTCGCCGGGGTGCGGTCCGGGCAGCCGAGCGTACGGACCGTCGTGCTCGCCGAGAAGGACGATCCCCGGCGGGCGGCTCTGGCGCTGCAGGCCGGTGCCTCCGGCTGGGTCGCCAAGGACTGTTCGCTGTCGCGGCTGCTCACCGTCATACGGGGGGTGCTGCGGGACGAGACGCATCTTCCGCCCGCCCTGCTCACCGGGGTGCTGCGCGAGCTCACCGCCGCGCGCAAGCACCGCACCGAGAGCGAGCGGCTCGTCGAGTCGCTCACGCCCCGGGAGCGCGAAGTGCTGCGGTGCATGGTCGCCGGGCTGGGGCGGAAGGCCGTCGCGGAGAGGCTTTTCCTCTCGCCGCACACCGTCCGTACGCATATGCAGAACGTCCTCGGGAAGCTCGGTGTGCACTCGACCCTCGCCGCCGTGGCGCTCGCCCGGCGGGCCGGGGTCGGGCCCGCCGACCTAACCGGGGATGTTGTCGAACGGGGCGGTCAACTGGCGTAG